The Candidatus Coatesbacteria bacterium genome includes a region encoding these proteins:
- a CDS encoding AAA domain-containing protein — protein MNQIPLADSAQAALQQAARFVPLEAELEPRQLMAALLINEKTSLSRIGLDVVALAGLAQNELIADAPEEDPGARELQLSQGTREVLSASYALAQSQQSDSVNIDHLFVATVKGGGEEIAAFFNKAGIDRDILTQKFIAALERANSILSQIGDDWSALAEKGELPRRVGREDETNRLTEILLHKVKRNPLLIGPPGVGKDTIVQQFTIRLAEGDVPERLGDLRIFYIHPDRMFAGVNNLEAFSERVEKLRRETSDGKTVLYLEDIHRYVIDESGKFNAALANVVKGLIVHPKTTVIAATSTLGYFNYVESDPALGRRFTLLRVQEPDEEAALTMLEESAAELEEHHDVKITRAAIQGSIRLAGTYLKNRRFPDAAIDVLDQAAARTYLLRGGTDHTPQVRMAEVEETIAEMTGIDSPGITADMREKFRRLEDYLNERVIGQEEAVETIAGVIRYTKSKFDISAKRPDGVLLFIGPAGSGKSKMASTLAEFFFGSETALIDLQFGLGDQETELARLAGDGPSLVNLVRQLPNGVILLDNVDKAALRTREWIQKVITQGWNVDMQGKPVHFSDATIIMTAFRDLFKNSEAVGYGGEGGSERDPDRIRLELEKHLGAPFLNHIDAVIFFRQLTEDDCYRILKEKLLPHAQQILADNGVSLEVTDQALRLVAQWGYSANFGANYLKNTFQRRVLVPATTRLYSGTADRNPKLRVLLRNGELIVQKARS, from the coding sequence AACGAAAAGACCAGCCTGAGCCGTATCGGCCTGGACGTCGTCGCCCTGGCCGGCCTGGCCCAGAACGAGCTGATCGCCGACGCCCCCGAGGAGGACCCCGGCGCCCGGGAGCTCCAGCTTTCCCAGGGCACCCGCGAGGTGCTCAGCGCCTCCTACGCCCTGGCTCAGTCCCAACAGTCCGACAGCGTCAACATCGACCACCTGTTCGTGGCCACGGTCAAGGGCGGCGGCGAGGAAATCGCGGCCTTCTTCAACAAGGCGGGGATCGATCGCGACATCCTGACGCAGAAGTTCATCGCCGCCCTGGAGCGGGCCAACTCGATCCTCAGCCAGATCGGCGACGACTGGAGCGCCCTGGCCGAGAAGGGCGAGCTGCCCAGGCGGGTCGGACGCGAGGATGAGACCAACCGGCTGACCGAGATCCTGCTGCACAAGGTCAAGCGCAACCCCCTGCTGATCGGCCCACCGGGGGTCGGCAAGGACACCATCGTCCAGCAGTTCACCATCCGCCTGGCCGAGGGTGACGTCCCCGAACGGCTCGGGGACCTGCGCATCTTCTACATCCACCCCGACCGGATGTTCGCCGGGGTCAACAACCTGGAGGCCTTCAGCGAGCGCGTCGAGAAGCTGCGCCGCGAGACCTCCGACGGCAAGACCGTCCTCTACCTCGAGGACATCCACCGTTACGTCATCGACGAGAGCGGCAAGTTCAACGCCGCCCTGGCCAACGTCGTCAAGGGCCTGATCGTCCATCCCAAGACCACGGTCATCGCCGCCACCAGCACCCTGGGCTACTTCAACTACGTGGAGAGCGATCCGGCCCTGGGTCGGCGCTTCACCCTGCTGCGGGTCCAGGAACCCGACGAGGAGGCGGCGCTGACGATGCTCGAGGAGTCGGCGGCCGAGCTGGAGGAGCACCACGACGTCAAGATCACCCGGGCCGCCATCCAGGGCAGCATCCGCCTGGCCGGAACCTACCTCAAGAACCGCCGCTTCCCCGACGCGGCCATCGACGTGCTCGATCAGGCCGCGGCGCGAACCTACCTGCTGCGCGGCGGCACCGACCACACCCCCCAGGTGCGCATGGCCGAGGTCGAGGAGACCATCGCCGAGATGACCGGCATCGATTCCCCCGGGATCACCGCCGACATGCGGGAGAAGTTCCGCCGCCTCGAGGATTACCTCAACGAGCGGGTCATCGGGCAGGAAGAAGCCGTCGAGACCATCGCCGGCGTCATCCGCTACACCAAAAGCAAGTTCGACATCTCGGCCAAGCGACCCGACGGCGTCCTGCTGTTCATCGGCCCGGCGGGCAGCGGCAAGAGCAAGATGGCCTCCACCCTGGCCGAGTTCTTCTTCGGCAGCGAGACCGCCCTGATCGATCTGCAGTTCGGCCTGGGCGACCAGGAAACGGAGCTGGCCCGCCTGGCCGGCGACGGCCCCAGCCTGGTCAATCTGGTCCGACAACTGCCCAACGGCGTGATCCTGCTGGATAACGTCGACAAGGCCGCCCTGCGTACCCGGGAATGGATCCAGAAGGTCATCACCCAGGGCTGGAACGTTGACATGCAGGGCAAGCCCGTCCACTTCTCCGACGCCACCATCATCATGACGGCCTTCCGCGACCTGTTCAAGAACTCCGAGGCGGTGGGCTACGGCGGCGAGGGCGGCTCCGAGCGCGATCCGGACCGCATCCGTCTGGAGCTGGAGAAGCACCTCGGCGCACCCTTCCTCAACCACATCGACGCCGTGATCTTCTTCCGCCAACTTACCGAGGACGACTGCTACCGGATCCTCAAGGAAAAACTGCTGCCCCACGCCCAACAGATTCTCGCCGACAACGGCGTCAGCCTCGAGGTCACCGACCAGGCCCTGAGACTGGTGGCCCAATGGGGCTACTCGGCCAACTTCGGTGCCAACTACCTCAAGAACACCTTCCAGCGCCGCGTGCTGGTGCCGGCGACGACGCGACTCTACAGCGGAACGGCGGATCGCAACCCCAAACTGCGCGTCCTGCTGCGCAACGGCGAGTTGATCGTGCAGAAAGCCCGCAGCTAG
- a CDS encoding peptidoglycan DD-metalloendopeptidase family protein, whose translation MGKLGRWLMSRRGITVKIVPHSEGQVRDRHLPYWLLLLIGLVAAAIITTLVVLGIRFAQQAVDEQRLLTLRERTVDQQEQLAMFQEQINKLENEVASLDELIERLQEINPNVDLQSPDILEALEQAFESSLPLEAVREGGAAGRQAIGRLVERARHLAEGLTAIEANLETDPALVRFTPSLRPVAGEDCYVTAGFGNRLSEYTGRTYFHRGIAITAPLGTPVLAPADGTVVSAEHEGNFGLKLIIDHGGYYRTVYTHLQRVYVQPGQQVTRAQPIATVGNTGRTFGPKLHYEVIKGGRNLNPARFFLPEPGV comes from the coding sequence ATGGGTAAACTGGGACGCTGGCTGATGAGCCGCCGGGGGATCACCGTCAAGATCGTCCCCCACTCCGAAGGTCAGGTGCGCGACCGCCACCTGCCCTACTGGCTGCTCCTGCTGATCGGGCTGGTCGCCGCGGCGATCATCACCACCCTGGTCGTGCTGGGCATCCGCTTCGCCCAGCAGGCCGTCGATGAACAACGCCTGCTGACCCTGCGTGAGCGCACCGTCGACCAGCAGGAGCAACTGGCGATGTTCCAGGAACAGATCAACAAACTCGAAAACGAGGTCGCCAGCCTCGACGAGCTGATCGAACGCCTCCAGGAAATCAACCCCAACGTCGACCTGCAGAGCCCGGACATCCTCGAAGCCCTGGAACAGGCCTTCGAAAGCAGCCTACCCCTGGAAGCGGTGCGCGAGGGCGGCGCCGCCGGACGCCAGGCCATCGGCCGCCTCGTAGAACGCGCCCGCCACCTGGCCGAAGGATTGACGGCCATCGAAGCCAATCTGGAGACCGATCCCGCCCTGGTTCGCTTCACCCCCTCCCTGCGTCCCGTGGCCGGTGAGGATTGCTACGTCACCGCCGGCTTCGGCAACCGCCTCAGCGAGTACACCGGCCGGACCTATTTCCATCGCGGAATCGCCATCACCGCCCCCCTGGGCACGCCCGTACTGGCCCCGGCAGACGGCACCGTCGTCTCAGCCGAGCACGAAGGCAACTTCGGCCTCAAGCTGATCATCGACCACGGCGGCTACTACCGCACCGTCTACACCCACCTGCAACGGGTCTACGTCCAGCCCGGCCAGCAGGTCACCCGGGCCCAGCCCATCGCCACCGTCGGCAACACCGGGAGGACCTTCGGCCCCAAGCTGCACTACGAGGTCATCAAGGGCGGCCGCAACCTCAATCCCGCCCGCTTCTTCCTGCCCGAGCCCGGCGTCTAA